Proteins co-encoded in one Sulfurimonas sp. HSL1-2 genomic window:
- the murA gene encoding UDP-N-acetylglucosamine 1-carboxyvinyltransferase has protein sequence MDYFKINGPKTLNGSVAVSGAKNAALPLIAMTILAKNPVTITNLPHVVDIKTLLKLLTNLGAAFELDGNRVTIDTRPVNHTMATYDIVKTMRASILVLGPLLARFGHCEVSLPGGCAIGQRPIDLHLKALEHMGAEITIHAGYVRAEAPNGLKGAHILFDKITVTGTANVVMAAALAKGKTTITNAAREPEVVQLCELLRDAGVAIRGVGSSELVIEGTGGELVDIASFAVIPDRIEAGTYLCAAAISRSPLTLTNVRPDHLEAVLGKLEEMGVGIETTENTITVHPVQSLKPVDITTMEYPAFPTDMQAQFLALCTQAEGTSTVEERLFENRFMHVSELQRLGADITLKGNTATVKGPSPLFGADVMATDLRASSALVLAALVAEGETNIHRIYHLDRGYEALEEKFSLIGADIARLKE, from the coding sequence ATGGATTATTTCAAGATCAACGGACCAAAAACCCTGAACGGCTCTGTTGCCGTCTCCGGCGCCAAGAATGCCGCCCTGCCGCTGATCGCCATGACGATCCTTGCCAAGAACCCTGTCACGATCACGAACCTGCCCCACGTCGTCGACATCAAGACCCTGCTGAAACTGCTGACGAACCTCGGCGCGGCATTTGAACTCGACGGCAACCGCGTCACCATCGACACCCGCCCGGTCAACCACACGATGGCAACCTACGACATCGTCAAGACCATGCGGGCATCCATCCTCGTCCTGGGTCCGCTGCTCGCACGTTTCGGCCACTGCGAGGTCTCTCTGCCGGGCGGCTGTGCCATCGGGCAGCGCCCGATCGACCTCCATCTCAAGGCACTTGAACACATGGGCGCGGAGATCACCATCCACGCCGGTTACGTCCGCGCCGAAGCACCCAACGGCCTCAAAGGGGCCCATATCCTCTTCGACAAGATCACCGTTACCGGCACGGCCAATGTCGTGATGGCCGCGGCGCTGGCAAAAGGGAAAACGACAATCACGAACGCCGCGCGCGAACCCGAAGTCGTCCAGCTCTGCGAACTCCTCCGCGATGCCGGGGTGGCGATCAGGGGAGTCGGCAGCTCCGAACTCGTCATCGAAGGCACCGGGGGTGAGCTCGTCGATATTGCCTCCTTCGCCGTCATCCCCGACCGGATCGAAGCGGGCACCTACCTCTGTGCCGCGGCCATTTCGCGCTCGCCGCTGACCCTGACCAACGTCCGCCCCGACCACCTCGAAGCGGTCCTGGGCAAACTCGAAGAGATGGGCGTAGGGATCGAAACGACGGAGAACACGATCACCGTCCACCCCGTCCAGTCCCTTAAACCTGTTGACATCACGACCATGGAGTACCCGGCTTTCCCGACGGATATGCAGGCGCAGTTCCTTGCCCTCTGTACCCAGGCGGAAGGGACCTCAACCGTCGAAGAGCGCCTCTTCGAAAACCGCTTTATGCACGTCAGCGAACTGCAGCGCCTCGGCGCCGACATCACCCTGAAGGGCAATACCGCCACCGTCAAAGGTCCCTCCCCCCTCTTCGGGGCGGACGTCATGGCCACAGACCTGCGGGCCTCAAGCGCCCTCGTACTGGCGGCACTCGTCGCCGAAGGGGAGACGAACATCCACCGTATCTACCACCTCGACCGCGGCTATGAGGCGCTCGAAGAGAAATTCAGTCTGATCGGTGCGGACATCGCCCGCCTGAAAGAGTAA
- the lgt gene encoding prolipoprotein diacylglyceryl transferase — MEYWNHIYEHFNPVAFSFFGLPVHWYGMMYVLALLAALYGAKWYVRRDRVPVDTLTLDNYFIWVEIGVILGARLGYILFYDPDTAYYLTHPWQIFNPFKNGEFVGIRGMSYHGAVIGFFIASALFSKRHHIHFGQLMDIVAVAVPIGYVFGRIGNFLNQELIGRVTDVPWGIYVGGALRHPSQLYEAVLEGIVVFAVIWLYRNHRRFRGELILLYGFAYGAMRFTAEFWRAPDPQLGFICCGWMTMGQLLSSLMMAAAVLLWPLFYAGAKKRRGR; from the coding sequence ATGGAGTACTGGAACCACATCTACGAACATTTCAATCCCGTCGCCTTTTCCTTTTTCGGCCTGCCGGTACACTGGTACGGGATGATGTACGTGCTGGCACTCCTCGCCGCACTCTACGGGGCGAAATGGTACGTGCGCCGTGACAGGGTCCCCGTCGACACGCTGACACTGGACAACTACTTTATCTGGGTCGAGATCGGCGTCATCCTCGGGGCGCGGCTGGGATACATTCTCTTCTACGATCCCGACACGGCCTATTACCTGACGCATCCATGGCAGATCTTCAACCCATTTAAAAACGGTGAATTCGTCGGCATCAGAGGGATGAGCTACCACGGGGCGGTGATCGGCTTCTTCATCGCTTCGGCCCTCTTCAGCAAGCGCCATCACATTCATTTCGGCCAGCTGATGGATATCGTCGCGGTGGCCGTCCCCATCGGCTATGTCTTCGGGCGGATCGGCAACTTTCTTAACCAGGAGCTTATCGGCCGGGTGACCGATGTGCCCTGGGGCATCTACGTGGGCGGCGCTTTGCGCCACCCGTCGCAGCTCTACGAGGCCGTACTGGAAGGGATCGTCGTCTTCGCCGTCATCTGGCTCTACCGCAACCACCGCCGTTTCCGGGGGGAGCTGATCCTGCTGTACGGATTTGCCTACGGTGCGATGCGTTTTACGGCGGAGTTCTGGCGTGCGCCGGATCCGCAGTTGGGCTTTATCTGCTGCGGCTGGATGACGATGGGGCAGCTGCTGAGTTCGCTGATGATGGCGGCGGCCGTTCTGCTCTGGCCGCTCTTTTATGCCGGGGCGAAAAAACGGCGCGGCCGTTAG
- a CDS encoding exonuclease domain-containing protein gives MLCYLDVETTGVEKKDRICSVGMILEEGGRYETLYDLVRPPKKVPPEAMAVHHLTNEMLADAPEFDATAAAKRLEALNTPETLLVGHNLAFDLDMLAKEGITWQGGMIDTLKCVKHLLGSEIAHFSLQYLRYELRLYQSEHALADELGIPLCAHHALSDALHTMLLHRYLEAMADRERLMTLTTEQALVHKLTFGKYGGKFIEDIARRDPAYLEWMLRSLSDLDEDLRYSIEYYMNEVRG, from the coding sequence ATGCTCTGTTACCTTGACGTGGAGACGACCGGTGTCGAAAAAAAAGACCGCATCTGTTCGGTGGGGATGATCCTTGAGGAGGGGGGCAGGTACGAGACGCTCTACGACCTTGTACGGCCCCCGAAAAAGGTGCCCCCGGAGGCGATGGCGGTCCACCACCTGACCAACGAGATGCTCGCCGACGCGCCGGAGTTCGATGCGACGGCGGCGGCAAAACGGCTTGAAGCGCTCAATACCCCCGAGACGCTCCTCGTCGGCCACAACCTGGCGTTTGACCTGGACATGCTTGCCAAAGAGGGGATTACCTGGCAGGGCGGGATGATTGACACGCTCAAATGCGTCAAGCACCTGCTCGGCAGCGAGATCGCCCACTTCTCGTTGCAGTACCTGCGCTACGAACTGCGGCTTTACCAAAGTGAACACGCCCTTGCCGACGAGCTTGGCATCCCGCTCTGTGCCCATCATGCGCTGAGCGATGCCCTGCACACGATGCTGCTGCACCGCTACCTCGAAGCGATGGCCGACCGCGAGCGGCTGATGACGCTGACGACGGAGCAGGCGCTGGTCCACAAGCTTACTTTCGGCAAGTACGGGGGCAAGTTCATCGAGGACATCGCCCGCCGCGACCCGGCCTACCTGGAGTGGATGCTCCGCAGCCTGAGCGATCTTGACGAAGATCTGCGCTACAGCATTGAATATTACATGAACGAGGTGCGAGGATGA
- the rsmD gene encoding 16S rRNA (guanine(966)-N(2))-methyltransferase RsmD yields the protein MKPLTKKIVAGKYKGKLLKLPSKTTTRSSKGIVLESYFNTLQFEIMDSVLVELFSGSGSIGLEALSRGAKRILFMERDREALKVLRGNIAQTDPSACEVIAGDTFETIGQTLARLKQLGEPAYFFIDPPFSIREGHEDIYDKMLNLIAKLPRESVRLITIEHMSGLELPDAIGAYSLQKRKKFGKTSLSYYL from the coding sequence ATGAAACCGCTGACAAAAAAGATCGTGGCAGGGAAATACAAAGGGAAACTGCTGAAACTGCCCTCCAAAACGACGACGCGCAGCTCGAAGGGGATCGTCCTGGAGTCCTACTTCAATACCCTGCAGTTCGAGATCATGGACAGCGTTCTCGTCGAACTCTTCTCGGGCAGCGGTTCCATCGGGCTCGAGGCACTGAGCCGGGGGGCGAAACGCATCCTTTTCATGGAACGCGACCGTGAGGCCCTGAAGGTGCTACGTGGCAATATCGCCCAGACCGATCCCTCTGCCTGCGAGGTGATCGCCGGCGACACCTTTGAGACGATAGGGCAGACGCTTGCGCGCCTTAAGCAGCTCGGCGAACCGGCCTACTTCTTCATCGATCCCCCCTTCTCCATCCGGGAGGGGCATGAGGATATCTACGACAAGATGCTCAACCTGATCGCGAAACTGCCCCGGGAGTCGGTCCGTCTGATCACGATAGAGCACATGAGCGGGCTGGAGCTTCCCGATGCTATCGGCGCTTATAGTCTGCAAAAACGCAAGAAGTTCGGAAAGACCTCGCTGAGTTATTACCTGTAA
- a CDS encoding lipid A biosynthesis lauroyl acyltransferase — protein sequence MILYYLYRALESLLMLLPYPLRKAFFTGLASLAYLVDRQHRAVIRRNLEIAFGETLDEAEAETIARYCYRNLLLNFLQVIENRRMTPERQRELVTFANRDIVDRARAEGRPVIFVSGHFGNWELGATAIASQIMPTVSIHKQLNNPYFDRYLLESRSRLQMHMAEKHGAVKHLTRALKKGEAVSLMIDQNIRPRESIFVDFFGTQVTQTSAPAFLARKYNAAVIPVFIHTDDEKHYTVRFEEEVPVPHTENAEEDVRIATQRQSDVMEWIIREEPKFWFWCHRRWKGGSKGIYEA from the coding sequence ATGATCCTCTACTACCTCTACCGTGCCCTCGAGTCTCTCCTGATGCTCCTGCCCTACCCCCTTCGCAAAGCCTTCTTTACCGGCCTTGCCTCGCTCGCCTATCTGGTCGACCGTCAGCACCGCGCCGTTATCCGGCGCAACCTTGAAATCGCCTTCGGGGAAACCCTCGACGAAGCCGAGGCGGAAACGATCGCGCGTTACTGCTACCGCAACCTGCTGCTGAACTTCCTGCAGGTTATTGAAAACCGCCGCATGACCCCGGAGCGGCAGCGCGAACTGGTCACGTTTGCCAACCGCGACATCGTCGACCGCGCCCGCGCGGAGGGGCGCCCCGTCATCTTTGTCTCCGGGCATTTCGGCAACTGGGAGCTCGGCGCGACGGCGATCGCATCGCAGATCATGCCTACCGTCAGCATCCACAAACAGCTCAACAACCCCTACTTCGACCGCTACCTGCTCGAATCGCGTTCACGCCTGCAAATGCACATGGCGGAGAAACACGGTGCCGTGAAACACCTGACCCGGGCGCTGAAAAAAGGGGAGGCGGTCTCGCTGATGATCGACCAGAACATCCGGCCGCGCGAGAGTATCTTTGTCGATTTCTTCGGCACGCAGGTCACCCAGACCTCCGCGCCCGCCTTCCTGGCGCGCAAGTACAACGCGGCGGTGATCCCCGTCTTTATCCACACCGACGATGAAAAACACTATACGGTCCGTTTCGAGGAGGAGGTCCCCGTACCGCATACGGAGAACGCCGAAGAGGATGTCCGCATCGCGACGCAGCGCCAGTCCGATGTGATGGAGTGGATTATCCGCGAAGAGCCGAAGTTCTGGTTCTGGTGCCACCGCCGCTGGAAAGGCGGGAGCAAGGGGATCTACGAGGCGTAG